CCGGCGGCGCCAAAGGCCAAGTTCTTTGAAGCCATCGCGCTGATCACCAAGAAGCCGAGCTTCTGGCTGTTGTCGTTTGGCGCCTCGTGCTCATCGATCATGGGTTATGGCTCGTTCTTCTGGATCCCGAGCTTTCTGCGCCGCTCATACGATTTCGATTTGCAGCAAGCAGCGTTCTTCTATTCCGCCATCCTCCTCATCGGCGGCGTCATCGGCGTCTGGCTGGGCGGCATGTTGGGCGACAAGCTTGGCGCGAAGAACCGCGGTATGTTTGCGCTGGTGCCTGCTGCGGCGTGGTTGTTGGCGCTGCCCTGCTATGCGCTCGGCCTGCTCTCCAATTCACCGACGATTGCCTTCTTCCTCTTCTTGGCGCCAACCGCGTTGGGCTTGGTTTGGCTCGGCCCAGTGATTGCGGCGGTTCAACACCTTGCGCCAGCGCACATGCGCACGGTCGCGTCGGCGAGCTTCCTCTTCATCAACAATCTGATCGGCATCGGCCTCGGCACGTATCTGCTGGGCGTACTCTCCGACGCGCTCTCGGCCCAATTCGGCGAGGAATCCCTGCGCTATTCGATCCTGGCCGGCACCGGCTTCTACCTGGTCGCGGCCGGTCTCTACGTGATCGCCTCACGCACTCTGAAGCGGGATTGGGTCGAGTAGGCCCTCCGGAAAACACTGGAAAACCAAAGGGCGGCGTCTCCGGAGGTCGCCCTTTTTCGTGCCGGCGCGATTTTGCTTGTATATAACTGACCAGTCAGTTATATACAACTCATGCCACAGGCTGCCTCCCCGAAGCCTCGCGCCCGCCCCGCCCCGAAATGGCGGCGGCGGGCCGAGGCGCGACCGGACGAAATCCTCGACGCGGCTTTGGCCGAATTCACCGCGCGCGGCTTCGAAGCGGCGCGCATGGAGGATGTCGCCAAGGCCGCCGGCATCTCGAAGGCGGCGATCTATCTCTACTTTTCGAGCAAGGCGGCGTTGCTCGAAGCGTTGATCGAAGCCAAGGTCGGCACGCTGGCGCAGCAGATGCAATCGCTCGCGCTTGCCGGTCACGCTGATCCGCTGAATGCGATGCGCATGATCGCGACAATGGCGGCGCATCGTCTGTCCGACATCAATCTGCTCGCCGTGCCGCGCCTGGTGATCAGCATCTCCGGGCGCTTTCCCGAGATCGCGGAATATTACCGCACGCATGTCGTCGAGAAGGCGCGCGGTGCGCTCGAAGCGTTGATTGATGCAGCCAAGGACAAAGGCGCAATCCGCGCAGAGGTGGATACGCAAGCCGCAGCGCGCGCGTTCATCGGGCCGATCTTGTTCGAGGCGCTATGGACGCATGTGTTGAAAGGCGAAACCGCTCTCCACGATCCGCAAAAGCTGATCCAACAGCAATTCGACATCCTGCTGAACGGGCTGGAGCAACGCGCATGAAGCGCTCTGTCGTTTTATCTCTCGCTCTCCTTGTCGCCTGCGGGCGCGCGGAGACGAATATTCTCCAAGGCTATGGCGAGGCGGATTACATTTATCTGGCCAGCCAAGAGACGGGCGTGGTGCGTGAACTCAATGTACGCGAAGGCGATCGCGTTGAGGCAGGCGCGCGCGTGTTTACGCTCGACCCCGATCGCCTGGCGCTGAACGAGCAGAGTGCGAGTGCGCAAGGTGCGGCGGCCGCCTCCGCAGTGCGTACGGCACAGGCGCAAGCGACGTTGGCGCAGCGCAATTACGCGCGCGGCGTGGAATTGTTCGAGCGCGGCTTCTATCCACGCGCACGGCTGGACTCAGATCGCGCAGCGATGGATGCCGCGGTCGCACAATTGGCGCAGGCGCGGCGCGAAGCTGGCGCCGCCAGCGCATCGACTGGCTTGGCGCGCGAGCGTTTGAGCGATCTGGATGGCGCCGCACCCGCAGCGGGCGTGATCGAGCGGATCTATCATCGACCTGGTGAGGTTGTTGCTGCGGGTCAACCGATCGCGGCCCTGCTCGCACCAACGAACATGAAGGTGCGTTTTTTTGCGCCGGAGCCGATGCTCTCACGATTGCCAGTTGGCGCGCGTGTGCTGGTGAGTTGCGATGATTGCGGTGAGCCGGTTGCGGCTATCGTGAGCTACGTTGCGCATGAGCCGCAATTTACTCCGCCCGTGATCTACTCGCTCGATCAACGCGAGAAGCTGGTTTTCTTGGTTGAAGCGCGGTTCGAGGGTGAGAGCCCGGTGCGGCCAGGGATGCCGGTCGATGTTCGGCTGGCCGAATGAGCGAAATCGTGATCGACGTGCGCGGGCTCACCAAGAGCTTCGGCGGGCGCAAAGTGGTCGATGCGTTCGATCTCAAAGTCCCGCGCGGCGCGATCTACGGATTTCTGGGGCCGAACGGTTCGGGCAAGACGACGACGATCCGTATGGTGTGCGGGCT
This is a stretch of genomic DNA from Vitreimonas flagellata. It encodes these proteins:
- a CDS encoding HlyD family secretion protein gives rise to the protein MKRSVVLSLALLVACGRAETNILQGYGEADYIYLASQETGVVRELNVREGDRVEAGARVFTLDPDRLALNEQSASAQGAAAASAVRTAQAQATLAQRNYARGVELFERGFYPRARLDSDRAAMDAAVAQLAQARREAGAASASTGLARERLSDLDGAAPAAGVIERIYHRPGEVVAAGQPIAALLAPTNMKVRFFAPEPMLSRLPVGARVLVSCDDCGEPVAAIVSYVAHEPQFTPPVIYSLDQREKLVFLVEARFEGESPVRPGMPVDVRLAE
- a CDS encoding spinster family MFS transporter; this encodes MTETTAQTPPADKSRILVLALLFVVYTFNFIDRQIIGILAVPIQEELGVSDAQMGLLGGLAFALFYTGLGIPIAYLADRWSRTWIMTISLTLWSAFTALSGLATNYTQLFLARMGVGVGEAGGVAPAYSLISDYFPPQERARALAVYSFGIPIGSAAGIALGGIVASLVDWRVAFIVVGLAGVLIAPIFRLFVKEPERGRYDVKAADAPAAPKAKFFEAIALITKKPSFWLLSFGASCSSIMGYGSFFWIPSFLRRSYDFDLQQAAFFYSAILLIGGVIGVWLGGMLGDKLGAKNRGMFALVPAAAWLLALPCYALGLLSNSPTIAFFLFLAPTALGLVWLGPVIAAVQHLAPAHMRTVASASFLFINNLIGIGLGTYLLGVLSDALSAQFGEESLRYSILAGTGFYLVAAGLYVIASRTLKRDWVE
- a CDS encoding TetR/AcrR family transcriptional regulator, with translation MPQAASPKPRARPAPKWRRRAEARPDEILDAALAEFTARGFEAARMEDVAKAAGISKAAIYLYFSSKAALLEALIEAKVGTLAQQMQSLALAGHADPLNAMRMIATMAAHRLSDINLLAVPRLVISISGRFPEIAEYYRTHVVEKARGALEALIDAAKDKGAIRAEVDTQAAARAFIGPILFEALWTHVLKGETALHDPQKLIQQQFDILLNGLEQRA